In the genome of Patagioenas fasciata isolate bPatFas1 chromosome 12, bPatFas1.hap1, whole genome shotgun sequence, one region contains:
- the STOML1 gene encoding stomatin-like protein 1 isoform X2, producing MFSRSGYQALPLGDFDRFQQSSIGLSGAQKGFFSFGSKPDPLGSAGNTSDSSHGWLSWICHGIITSLVFLLMVVTFPISGWFALKIVPTYERLIIFRLGRIRAPQGPGVVLLLPFIDHCQRVDLRTRAFNVPPCKLTSKDGAVFSMGADVQFRVWDPVLSVMMVKDLIAATRMTAQNAMTKTLMKKSLREIQAEKLRIGEQLLLEINDMTKSWGLEVDRVELSMEAVLQPPQENPLGSLATVPPVPGLEGLDGTIQQLAAHFFSNTLALAGSRTGAPEADSVETVNEVEPPAAALPIGSTRRKPSTDELLSAVEPVLCEALVSQVGASYQVDILLPSGTRSTYFIDLSSGSGQAGRGVPEGSPDVILEVTEKDLQDLLVGDLRPLSAYMSGRLQVKGDLHLALKLEELLKAMKQRR from the exons ATGTTCAGCCGGTCGGGATACCAAGCCCTTCCCTTGGGAGACTTTGACCGCTTCCAACAGTCCAGCATTGGGCTCTCTGGTGCTCAGAAGGGCTTCTTCTCCTTCGGATCCAAACCAGATCCCCTGGGGTCAGCCGGGAATACTTCAG ACTCCTCCCACGGTTGGCTGTCCTGGATCTGCCATGGGATCATCACCTCCTTGGTCTTTTTGCTGATGGTTGTCACCTTCCCCATTTCAGGATGGTTTGCCTTGAAG ATCGTGCCCACCTACGAGCGGCTGATCATCTTCCGCCTTGGCCGCATCCGGGCACCGCAGGGCCCCGGCGtggtcctgctgctgcccttcatCGATCACTGCCAGCGGGTGGACCTGAGGACCAGGGCCTTCAACGTGCCCCCTTGCAAG CTGACCTCCAAGGATGGGGCGGTCTTCTCCATGGGTGCTGATGTCCAGTTCCGGGTGTGGGACCCCGTGTTGTCCGTCATGATGGTGAAGGACCTCATCGCGGCCACTCGGATGACGGCACAGAATGCTATGACCAAGACCTTGATGAAGAAGAGCCTCCGTGAGATCCAGGCGGAGAAGCTGAGGAttggggagcagctgctg CTGGAGATTAATGACATGACCAAGTCCTGGGGCTTGGAGGTGGACCGGGTAGAGTTGAGCATGGAGGCTGtgctgcagccaccccaggagaACCCGCTGGGCTCTCTGGCCACTGTGCCACCCGTGCCTGGGCTGGAGGGGCTGGATGGCACCATTCAGCAGCTGGCTGCCCATTTCTTCAGCAACACCCTGGCTCTGGCAGGCAGCAGGACCGGTGCTCCAGAGGCAG ACAGCGTGGAGACGGTGAACGAGGTGGAGCCTCCCGCTGCTGCCCTCCCCATCGGCAGCACCCGGAGGAAGCCCAGCACGGACGAGCTGCTCTCGGCAGTGGAGCCCGTCCTCTGTGAGGCCCTGGTCAGCCAGGTGGGAGCATCCTACCAGGTGGACATCCTCCTGCCCAGCGGCACCCGGAGCACCTACTTCATTGACCTCTCCTCAG GCAGCGGGCAGGCTGGCCGTGGCGTACCTGAGGGCAGCCCCGACGTCATCCTGGAGGTGACAGAGAAAGACCTGCAGGACCTCTTGGTGGGTGACCTGCGTCCCTTGAGTGCCTACATGAGTGGGAGGCTGCAGGTGAAGGGTGACCTGCACCTCGCCCTGAAGCTGGAGGAGCTCCTCAAGGCCATGAAACAACGTAGATAG
- the STOML1 gene encoding stomatin-like protein 1 isoform X1, which yields MFSRSGYQALPLGDFDRFQQSSIGLSGAQKGFFSFGSKPDPLGSAGNTSDSSHGWLSWICHGIITSLVFLLMVVTFPISGWFALKIVPTYERLIIFRLGRIRAPQGPGVVLLLPFIDHCQRVDLRTRAFNVPPCKLTSKDGAVFSMGADVQFRVWDPVLSVMMVKDLIAATRMTAQNAMTKTLMKKSLREIQAEKLRIGEQLLLEINDMTKSWGLEVDRVELSMEAVLQPPQENPLGSLATVPPVPGLEGLDGTIQQLAAHFFSNTLALAGSRTGAPEAADSVETVNEVEPPAAALPIGSTRRKPSTDELLSAVEPVLCEALVSQVGASYQVDILLPSGTRSTYFIDLSSGSGQAGRGVPEGSPDVILEVTEKDLQDLLVGDLRPLSAYMSGRLQVKGDLHLALKLEELLKAMKQRR from the exons ATGTTCAGCCGGTCGGGATACCAAGCCCTTCCCTTGGGAGACTTTGACCGCTTCCAACAGTCCAGCATTGGGCTCTCTGGTGCTCAGAAGGGCTTCTTCTCCTTCGGATCCAAACCAGATCCCCTGGGGTCAGCCGGGAATACTTCAG ACTCCTCCCACGGTTGGCTGTCCTGGATCTGCCATGGGATCATCACCTCCTTGGTCTTTTTGCTGATGGTTGTCACCTTCCCCATTTCAGGATGGTTTGCCTTGAAG ATCGTGCCCACCTACGAGCGGCTGATCATCTTCCGCCTTGGCCGCATCCGGGCACCGCAGGGCCCCGGCGtggtcctgctgctgcccttcatCGATCACTGCCAGCGGGTGGACCTGAGGACCAGGGCCTTCAACGTGCCCCCTTGCAAG CTGACCTCCAAGGATGGGGCGGTCTTCTCCATGGGTGCTGATGTCCAGTTCCGGGTGTGGGACCCCGTGTTGTCCGTCATGATGGTGAAGGACCTCATCGCGGCCACTCGGATGACGGCACAGAATGCTATGACCAAGACCTTGATGAAGAAGAGCCTCCGTGAGATCCAGGCGGAGAAGCTGAGGAttggggagcagctgctg CTGGAGATTAATGACATGACCAAGTCCTGGGGCTTGGAGGTGGACCGGGTAGAGTTGAGCATGGAGGCTGtgctgcagccaccccaggagaACCCGCTGGGCTCTCTGGCCACTGTGCCACCCGTGCCTGGGCTGGAGGGGCTGGATGGCACCATTCAGCAGCTGGCTGCCCATTTCTTCAGCAACACCCTGGCTCTGGCAGGCAGCAGGACCGGTGCTCCAGAGGCAG CAGACAGCGTGGAGACGGTGAACGAGGTGGAGCCTCCCGCTGCTGCCCTCCCCATCGGCAGCACCCGGAGGAAGCCCAGCACGGACGAGCTGCTCTCGGCAGTGGAGCCCGTCCTCTGTGAGGCCCTGGTCAGCCAGGTGGGAGCATCCTACCAGGTGGACATCCTCCTGCCCAGCGGCACCCGGAGCACCTACTTCATTGACCTCTCCTCAG GCAGCGGGCAGGCTGGCCGTGGCGTACCTGAGGGCAGCCCCGACGTCATCCTGGAGGTGACAGAGAAAGACCTGCAGGACCTCTTGGTGGGTGACCTGCGTCCCTTGAGTGCCTACATGAGTGGGAGGCTGCAGGTGAAGGGTGACCTGCACCTCGCCCTGAAGCTGGAGGAGCTCCTCAAGGCCATGAAACAACGTAGATAG
- the STOML1 gene encoding stomatin-like protein 1 isoform X3, whose amino-acid sequence MGADVQFRVWDPVLSVMMVKDLIAATRMTAQNAMTKTLMKKSLREIQAEKLRIGEQLLLEINDMTKSWGLEVDRVELSMEAVLQPPQENPLGSLATVPPVPGLEGLDGTIQQLAAHFFSNTLALAGSRTGAPEAADSVETVNEVEPPAAALPIGSTRRKPSTDELLSAVEPVLCEALVSQVGASYQVDILLPSGTRSTYFIDLSSGSGQAGRGVPEGSPDVILEVTEKDLQDLLVGDLRPLSAYMSGRLQVKGDLHLALKLEELLKAMKQRR is encoded by the exons ATGGGTGCTGATGTCCAGTTCCGGGTGTGGGACCCCGTGTTGTCCGTCATGATGGTGAAGGACCTCATCGCGGCCACTCGGATGACGGCACAGAATGCTATGACCAAGACCTTGATGAAGAAGAGCCTCCGTGAGATCCAGGCGGAGAAGCTGAGGAttggggagcagctgctg CTGGAGATTAATGACATGACCAAGTCCTGGGGCTTGGAGGTGGACCGGGTAGAGTTGAGCATGGAGGCTGtgctgcagccaccccaggagaACCCGCTGGGCTCTCTGGCCACTGTGCCACCCGTGCCTGGGCTGGAGGGGCTGGATGGCACCATTCAGCAGCTGGCTGCCCATTTCTTCAGCAACACCCTGGCTCTGGCAGGCAGCAGGACCGGTGCTCCAGAGGCAG CAGACAGCGTGGAGACGGTGAACGAGGTGGAGCCTCCCGCTGCTGCCCTCCCCATCGGCAGCACCCGGAGGAAGCCCAGCACGGACGAGCTGCTCTCGGCAGTGGAGCCCGTCCTCTGTGAGGCCCTGGTCAGCCAGGTGGGAGCATCCTACCAGGTGGACATCCTCCTGCCCAGCGGCACCCGGAGCACCTACTTCATTGACCTCTCCTCAG GCAGCGGGCAGGCTGGCCGTGGCGTACCTGAGGGCAGCCCCGACGTCATCCTGGAGGTGACAGAGAAAGACCTGCAGGACCTCTTGGTGGGTGACCTGCGTCCCTTGAGTGCCTACATGAGTGGGAGGCTGCAGGTGAAGGGTGACCTGCACCTCGCCCTGAAGCTGGAGGAGCTCCTCAAGGCCATGAAACAACGTAGATAG